The genomic region AAACCGCGCGGCGCCGACAAGCCGTCTTGGCTCAGCCCCAGGCTGTCCAGTGTCTCGCCGTCGGCGATGCGCAGTTGCGACGACACCAGGTCGACGTCGGTGATCTCCTCGGTGACGGTGTGCTCTACCTGGATGCGTGGGTTGCACTCGATGAACACGTGGTCGCCGCGTTCGTCGAGCAGGAACTCCACGGTGCCCGCATAGCTGTAGTCGATCTGGCGGGCGAAGGCAACGGCGTCGGCGCAGATCCGTTGGCGCAGTTCTTCGCTCAGATTCGGCGCGGGCGCGAGCTCGATGACCTTCTGATGGCGACGCTGCACGCTGCAGTCGCGTTCGAACAGGTGCATGACGTTGCCGCGGGTGTCGGCGAGGATCTGCACCTCGATGTGACGCGGGTTGACGACGGCCTGCTCGAGGTAGAGCGTCGCGTCGCCGAAGGCCGACTCCGCCTCGCGCGACGCGGCCTCGATGGCGTCGGGCAGCGCACCGACGTCGGCGACGTGCCGCATCCCGCGTCCGCCGCCGCCCGACACCGCCTTGACGAACAGCGGGAACTGCATGTTCTCGGCGGACGCCATCAACTCGTCGGCCGAGGCCGAGGGCGCCGACGAGTCCAGCACCGGCAGCCCCGCGGCGCGCGCCGCGGCGATCGCCCTCGCTTTGTTGCCGGTCAGCTCGAGTACGTCGGTACCGGGCCCGACGAAGGTGATTCCCGCATCAGCACAGGCCGCGGCCAAGGCGGGATTCTCGGACAGGAAGCCGTAGCCGGGGTACACCGCGTCGGCCCCGGCGTGCTGGGCGACGCGGATGATCTCGTCGACCGAGAGATACGCCCGCACGGGATGGCCCGTCTCCCCGATCTGATACGACTCGTCGGCCTTGAGTCGATGCAGCGAGTTGCGGTCCTCGTAGGCGTAGACCGCGACGGTGTCGATCCCCATTTCGTAGGCGGCACGAAATGCCCGGATCGCGATCTCGCCGCGGTTGGCGACCAGGACTTTAGAAATCACGGGCGATCACGCAGGTACTGTATCGCCCGCCGGATGGGTGTCCCTAGATCAGCGTTGACCAGTAGTTCCAGAACCGGACGAGGATCAACAGCAGCACCGCAGTGAACCAGAGCGCCACCAGCGACCACCGCCAGGCGTACAGCCCGCGAACGAGAGTGCCGCCGTGCTGGGGCTGCAACGCCACCGTCGCGGTGACCACGAGCAGCGGGACCGTCACGGCCCACACCACCATGCAGTAGGGGCACAGCGCGCCGATGTCGTAGAGGCTCTGGTAGATGAGCCAGTGCACGAACACCGTGCCGAGCAGGGTGCCCACGGCGAGACCGCCCCAGTACCACCGCGGCAGCTGCACCCGCGCCACCGCGAGCACGCCGGTGACCAGCACGACGGTGAAGGAGACGATGCCGATCAGCGAGTTGGGGAAGCCGAACACCGATGCCTGCGGGGTGACCATCACCGATCCGCACGACAACACCGGGTTGATGCTGCACGTCGGGACGTAGTCGGGATTGATCAGCAGTTCGATCTTCTCGACCGTCAGCATCGCGGCCGCGGCCAGGCCCAGTACGCCGGCGATCAGCACCCAGACCGCGCTGGGCCGCCCGACCGCCAGAGCCGTCGGCTCCTGGGCCGCGGGTTGGCTGGGCGCGGCGGCGCCGGGCGCGGTCACGGTCATGGCGCGGGCGCAGTGGGCGGCGGCGTCGGGTCGGGGTTGGCCGGCGGGGCACCCGCGTCGAGCGCGGGCACCTGGCCGACGATCTCCTCGACCTTGGCGATCAGTGCGTCGGGGGTGGAGGGGTCGTAGTCCTCGCCGTTGATGCGGACGGTCGGCGTCGAGTTCACATCGGTGGCCTTGGCCAGGCCCTTGACCATGTCGTCGTAGCGACCGTTGTTGATGCACTCCGGCACGTCGCCGGCCACGCCGGCCTGGCGCGCGATCTCGATGAGCCGCGCCTCGTCGGGGTACGGGCCGACGCCCTCCGCAGGCTGCTGCGCGTACAGCGCGGCATGGAAGCGCCGGAACGCCTCCTTGTCCGCCTCGGCGACGCAGTAGGCCGCGTTCGCGGCACGCGTCGAATACCCCTGTCCAGCGCGGTCGAGGATGGAGACCATGTAGTAGTCGGCGGCTACCGCACCGCTGTCGATGAGCTTGTTGATCGTGGGTCCGAACGTCTTCTCGAAGTTGCCGCACGCAGGACACAGGAAGTCCTCGTAGAGCGAGAGCACCGCCTTGGGCTCGGAGGAACCCTCCTCGGTGATGAGGTCACTCGACGTCACCCGGATCGCTTGGGCCTCGCCTTCGGCGGGCTTGTCCTCTTTGGTCACCAGGATGTACGACACCAAGGCGACAGCGAAGATCACCACGACTGCGGTCAAGCCGATGCGGATCGCAAGATTGCGCTTGCGGTCGGCGGCGTTGAGGTCGTAGCGCGGAGTCTTCTTTGGTTTCGATGCCACGGGTAAAGCGTACCGGCGACGTCCTGACCGGTTACGGACCGCCGCTGAGATGGGCGCGCATCGCCGAGATCACCTCGGCCATCGCGGTGGTGCTGTCCCCGCCGAACGGGAAGAAGTTCGCGAAACCATGGATCAGCGACCCGAACTCGCGGTGGTCGACCGCCACGCCCGCCGCCCGCATTGCGTCGGCGTACTCCCTGCCCTCGTCGCGCAGCGGGTCGAAGCCGGCGGTGACCACCAGCGCAGGCGGCAAGCCCGACAGGTCGTCGGACAGCAGCGGGGACACCCGTGGGTCGTCGGGCCCGATCTCTCCACTGAGGTACTTGCCGCGGAACCAGTCCAGGTCGTCGCGGGTCAGGAAGTAGCCGTCGGCGAACAGCGTCTGCGACCGCGTCTCGTCGCGGTAGTTGGTGACCGGGTACAGCAGCACTTGCAGCGCAGGCGCCGGCCCCCCGCTTCGCGCCCGGTGCGCGACGAGCGTCGCCTGGTTGCCGCCCGCGCTGTCACCGCCCACCGCTACCCGATCGGGGTCCGCGCCCAGTTCGGCGGCGTGCTCGTGGGCCCACCGGAAGGCGGCGTAGGCGTCGTCGGTGCCCGCGGGTGCCGGATGCTCGGGAGCCAGCCGGTAGTCGACCGACAACACGTGCATGCGCCCGCGCCGGCAGATCTCCCGGCACAGATCGTCGTGGGTCTCGATGCTGCCGATGACCTGGCCGCCACCGTGGAAGAAGACCAGCAGCGGGCCGTGGCCCACTACGGGCCGGTAGTGACGCGCGCGGATGTCGCCGGCGGGCCCGGGTATCGACAGATCGGTCACCGCATCGACCGGGATGTACTTCTTGAAACCGGCGGCGAGCGCCTCGAGCTGACCCCGCGCCGCGGCCACGTCGTCGCCGTTGACCAGGCCGTCGATCCCGGTCATGCGCTGGCCGGTGAGCATCAGCTGCAGGGTCGTGTCCAGTGTGTTGCCGTCGATGGTGACCGAGCGGCCGCCGGCCAGCAGCCGCTTGACGGGCTTGGGGATGTGGGGCAGCGCGCGCAGGGTGAGTCCCGCGGCGGCGTTGACGACGACGTCCCTGCGACTCGGGCTCCACGAGACCTGTGCTGGCAGACTCTGGGTCATGGCATCTCCCTCGATCACGCTCAACGACGACAATTCGATCCCCCAGGTGGGGCTCGGCGTCTGGCAGACGCCGCCCGAGGAGACCGAGCGCGCGGTGGCGACGGCCCTGAGCGCCGGTTACCGCCATATCGACACGGCCGCAGCGTACGGCAACGAGCGCGAGGTCGGCGCCGCGTTGAGGAACGCCGCCGACTCCAGCCTCGCCCGCGACGAGGTCTACATCACCACCAAGCTGTGGAACGCCGATCAGGGCTATGACAGCACGCTGACCGCGTTCGACAAGAGCATGCAGCGGTTGGGGCTGGAACGCCTCGACCTCTATCTCATTCACTGGCCGATGCCGGCGACCAACAAGTTCATCGAAACGTTCAAGGCCTTTGCACACCTACGCGACCAGGGCCGCATCCGCTCGATCGGCGTGAGCAACTTCGAGCCCGAGCACCTGCGGATGGTGGTCGACGCCACCGGCATCGTCCCGTCGGTCAACCAGATCGAGCTGCATCCACTGCTGCAACAGGAGGAACTGCGCGAGGTGCACGCTCAACTCGGCATCGCAACCGAGGCCTGGAGCCCGCTGGGTCAGGGTTCCCTGCTGTCGAACGACACAGTGACGTCGGTTGCCGATGCCCACGGCAAAACGCCCGCACAGGTGTTGATTAGGTGGCATATCCAACTCGGCAATATAGTCATCCCGAAGTCGGTGACCCCCGAACGAATTGTGAGCAACTTCGACGTGTTCGATTTCGAACTGAGCGAGCAGGACATGGCGTCCGTCTCGTCGCTCGGTGACGGCACGCGCATGGGACCCGACCCCCGGAAATTCGAGTTCACAGGGTAGGTGACATGACCTCCGCGGCTGGCATACCAACCGTCACGCTCAACGACGACCACTCCATCCCGGCGCTCGGGCTCGGGGTCGGCGAACTGTCGGACGCCGAGACCGAAGAGGCGGTGTCGGCCGCGTTGGCGGCCGGCTACCGGCTCATCGACACCGCCGCCGCCTATGGCAACGAGGAGGCTGTCGGCCGCGCCATCAAGGCCTCCGGCGTGCCGCGCGACGACATCTTCGTCACCACCAAGCTCAACATCCCGGATCTGGGTTTCCAGGCGTCACAAGACGCCCTCAAGGCCAGCCTGCAGCGGCTCGGCCTCGACTACGTCGACCTCTACCTCATCCACTGGCCCGGCGGCGACCACGGCAAGTACGTCGACAGCTGGGGCGGGTTGATGAAGCGCAAAGAGGTCGGCGAGACCAAGTCGATCGGCGTGTGCAACTTCAACGCCGAGCATCTGTCGAACGTCATCGACCTGTCGTTCTTCACACCCGCGGTGAACCAGATCGAGCTGCACCCGCTGCTCAACCAAGCCGAGTTGCGCGAAGTCAACGCCGGCTACGGCATCGTCACCCAGGCGTACGGCCCCCTGGGCGTCGGGCGACTGCTGGACAACCCGACCGTTACGGCGGTCGCCGAAGCCCATGGCAGAACGCCGGCGCAGGTGCTGATCCGGTGGAACCTGCAACTGGGCAACGCGGTGATCGCCCGTTCGAAGTCCCCCGAGCGACTCCAGTCCAATCTCCAGGTGTTCGACTTCGAGCTCTCCGACGACCAGATGGCCTCACTCAACGGACTCGATGAGGGCACCCGATTTCGCCCGGACCCCGAAACGTACACGGGCGGCTGAGCTTTCGTGGCCGACTGTGTGGGGGTCGTCGACGGTTTCCGGCCGGTTTGGCGACACAATCCCCCACACTCGGCGCCGTGAGCCCTACCCGGTCGGGCAGGTAGACGCGGCATTCCGCAAAGCCGGCACCGAGGGGGCGTCCACGGGCAGGCGGTAGCCCCGCAACACCTCGATGAACTGGATCGCGTACTGGCAATGGAACGCGGCGTTGGGCGGCATCCACACCGCGGGCTCCGCATCGCCCTTGTCCTGGTTGACCTCTCCCTGCACCGCCAGCAGGTTCGCGGGATCGTTGGCGAACCGCACCCGCATCTCGTCGGTCCAGTTTCGGGCGCCCTGGTCCCAGGCGTACGCCAGCGGCACGATGTGCTCGATCTGCACGGCCGCTCCGGTCTGGGCGCCGCGGGTGAACGGGATGGTGAGGTTGGTGTACGGATCGTGCAGGGTTCCGGTGGCCACCGCCCGCGGACACCGACTGATGGACACGTACGTCTTGTCGACGAGATCGCGGTCGAGGATGTCGTTTCGGGTGTCACAGCCGTTGTGTCCACCCGGCGCGGTGGTGTCATCGGTCCAGCTGTCTCCGAACGCAGCCCGCCGGTAGTCGTACCCTCGGATGCGCATCGGCACGACGGCGACGCCGGCGAGCACATCGACTCCGGGTGCGACGGTGGGGATGTCGGCGCCTGCGATGAACTCCGACCGCTCGCCCGCCGATGTGACGGTCTGGACGGCCACCACCACCGCGATGACGACGACCGCGGCCAGCCAGAGCAGATGCTTGCGGTTCATGCCTTGTCCAGGAACTCGACCCGGTCGGAGTCGACGAACGGCGCCGCCAACACTGCCATGCCCGCATTGATGGGATCGTGCTCGTAAAGCGATTCGCAGAGCTCTCGCGCGGCCAGGATGACGTCGAGATGCTCGGACAGCGACAGGAAGCGCAGCGTGAAGGCGCGACCAGACTGGTTGAGGCCCAACACATCCCCCTCCTGGCGCTCCTTGAGGTCGAGATCGGCGAGCTTGAACCCGTCGAGGGTCGACGCCACCGCGGTCAACCTCGCACCGGCCCTTGACTCCTGCGGCAGCCTGGTGACCAGCAGGCACAGGCTGGGATGCTGACCGCGGCCGATGCGACCGCGCAACTGATGCAGCTGACTGATACCGAACCGGTCGGCGTCCATCACCAGCATCACGGTCGCGTTGGGGACGTCGACGCCGACCTCGATCACCGTGGTGCATACCAGCACGTCGATTTCCCGCGCGCGGAAAGCCGCCATCACCGCGTCTTTCTCGTCAGCGGGCAGCCGACCGTGCATCAGACCCAGGCGCAGGCCCGACAGCGGACCCCGGCTGAGCCGGTCGAACAGCTCGACGACGGTGACCGGCGGAGGCCCACCCGTCTTCTTGTCGTCATCGGAAGCCTTGTCGTTCTCGTCGATGCGCGATGCGACGACATAGGCCTGCCGGCCTTCTCGCACTTCTTCGGTGATGCGCTGCCATGCCCGGTCCAACCACGACCGCTTCTCGTTGACGAAGACGGCGTTGGTGGCGATCGGCTGACGGCCGCGCGGCAGTTCGCGCAGCGTGGAGGTTTCCAGGTCGCCGTAGTATGTGAGCGCGACCGTGCGTGGTATCGGCGTGGCGGTCATCACCAACAGATGCGGTGTGACACCCTCGGGCGCCTTGCTGCGCAAGCGATCTCGTTGCTCCACGCCGAAGCGGTGTTGCTCGTCGACGACGACCATGCCGAGACGGTGGAACTCCACGGCATCCTGCAGCAGCGCGTGCGTGCCGATGACGATGCCGGCTTCTCCGCCGGCCACCTCGTCGCGCACCGCCCGTTTCTGCTGCGCCGACATCGATCCGGTCAGCAGGGCGACCCGGGTGGCTCCGTCGACCCCCTCCAGTTGACCGGCCATGGCCAACGGCCCGAGGACGTCGCGAATCGACCGGGCATGCTGGGCAGCCAGGACTTCGGTGGGCGCGAGCAGCGCGCACTGATACCCCGCGTCGACCATCTGCAGCATCGCGAACACCGAAACGATGGTCTTGCCCGAACCCACCTCACCCTGCAGCATGCGGTTCATCGGCCGCGGCGCGGACAGTTCGGCGGAGATGACATCGAGGACCTCGTGCTGACCCGAGGTCAACTCGAACGGCAACCGCTCGCGCAGCGCCCCCACCAGGCCGTCGTCGCGACGCTGTGCGATCGGTCCGGACTCGCTTAGCTCACTGTGCCGCCGACCCACCAACGCCCACTGCATTCCGATCGCTTCGTCGAAGGTCAGCCGGGCGATCGCCGCGTCTCGTTCGGCGGCCCGCTCGGCGGTGTGGACGGTTCGCAGCGCCGTGTCTTCGTCGATCAGGTGATGCTGCCGCAGAAAGGTTTCCGGTAGTGGCTCGGGAATCGGGTCGAGCACGTCGAGCACCTGGCGCACGCAGGCGTAGATGTCCCAGCTCTGCACCCTCTTGTTGGCGGCATAGATGGGAAAGAACTCCCGCTCGAACGCCGTGAGCAGGTCGGCCCCGGTCGCTCCGGATGCCTGCGCGATGGTCTTCAGCGACTTCGAGCCCTCGACCTTCCCGCTGTCGTGAAGGACCAGAAACGCCGGATGGGTCAGCTGCATCGTGCCCTTGAAGTAGCCGACCTCCCCGGAGAGCATCACCTTGACGCCCTCTCGCAGCGACTTCTTCAGATACTTCGGGTTGAAGAACGTCGCGGTGACCTTGGGCCGCCGGTCCCGCAGCGTGACGACCAGAAACTCGCGCGAGGGTTGGCGTTTCGTCCATCTGGCCTCCGCCTTGGCGATGGTGTCGATGAACGTGACGTGCTCGCCTTCGGCGAGGCGGTCGCCCTCGTCGGCGACGGTCATCTCGTCGCTGTATTTGCGGGGAAAATAGCGCAGCAGGTCGTTGACAGTGAGAATGCCGAAGTCTTCGGCCAGTGGGTCCGCGGCCTTCTTGCCGAGCACATAGTCGAGACGGTCGGTCAGCACTGCCACGTCTACTCCACCCCGATCAGCAGCGAGTCACCGCGGTGGCCGGTGTGATAGGTCACCAACTCCGTGGCCAGGTGCCGCCGGTGGACATGGTCCTGCAGCGCCGCCGCGACGCCGTCCTCGACCCCCTCGCCGGTCAGCACGGTCACCAGTTCGCCGCCTGCGGCCAGCAGCAGGTCGATCAAACCGGCGGCCGCAGCGACGATGTCGTCACCGACGATCAGCACCTCGTCACCCGAGATGCCGAGGCCGTCACCCGGTTTGCAGGTCCCGGCCCAGGTGAGCGCCTCTTCGGTGGCGACCCGCACCGAGCCGTGCCGGGCCGCGGCCGCGGCCCTGGCCATCGTGTACGCGTCGTCGACGGCCTGTCGCTCACCGTCGTGAACCGCCAGCGCCGCCAACCCCTGGACCATCGACGCAGCGGGCACCGGCACCACGTCGATGCCCCACGCGCCGGCGGCGGTGCATCCGGCCACCAGCTCCTCGGCGGCGACGTACCCGTTCGGCAGCACCATCACCTGCGCGGCTCCCGCGGTGACCAGTGCATGCAGCAGCTGTTTGGCGCTCACGGGAGCGTCCGGGCTGAGCCG from Mycobacterium sp. IDR2000157661 harbors:
- a CDS encoding vitamin K epoxide reductase family protein encodes the protein MTVTAPGAAAPSQPAAQEPTALAVGRPSAVWVLIAGVLGLAAAAMLTVEKIELLINPDYVPTCSINPVLSCGSVMVTPQASVFGFPNSLIGIVSFTVVLVTGVLAVARVQLPRWYWGGLAVGTLLGTVFVHWLIYQSLYDIGALCPYCMVVWAVTVPLLVVTATVALQPQHGGTLVRGLYAWRWSLVALWFTAVLLLILVRFWNYWSTLI
- a CDS encoding DsbA family protein — protein: MASKPKKTPRYDLNAADRKRNLAIRIGLTAVVVIFAVALVSYILVTKEDKPAEGEAQAIRVTSSDLITEEGSSEPKAVLSLYEDFLCPACGNFEKTFGPTINKLIDSGAVAADYYMVSILDRAGQGYSTRAANAAYCVAEADKEAFRRFHAALYAQQPAEGVGPYPDEARLIEIARQAGVAGDVPECINNGRYDDMVKGLAKATDVNSTPTVRINGEDYDPSTPDALIAKVEEIVGQVPALDAGAPPANPDPTPPPTAPAP
- a CDS encoding alpha/beta hydrolase, which gives rise to MTQSLPAQVSWSPSRRDVVVNAAAGLTLRALPHIPKPVKRLLAGGRSVTIDGNTLDTTLQLMLTGQRMTGIDGLVNGDDVAAARGQLEALAAGFKKYIPVDAVTDLSIPGPAGDIRARHYRPVVGHGPLLVFFHGGGQVIGSIETHDDLCREICRRGRMHVLSVDYRLAPEHPAPAGTDDAYAAFRWAHEHAAELGADPDRVAVGGDSAGGNQATLVAHRARSGGPAPALQVLLYPVTNYRDETRSQTLFADGYFLTRDDLDWFRGKYLSGEIGPDDPRVSPLLSDDLSGLPPALVVTAGFDPLRDEGREYADAMRAAGVAVDHREFGSLIHGFANFFPFGGDSTTAMAEVISAMRAHLSGGP
- a CDS encoding aldo/keto reductase; the encoded protein is MASPSITLNDDNSIPQVGLGVWQTPPEETERAVATALSAGYRHIDTAAAYGNEREVGAALRNAADSSLARDEVYITTKLWNADQGYDSTLTAFDKSMQRLGLERLDLYLIHWPMPATNKFIETFKAFAHLRDQGRIRSIGVSNFEPEHLRMVVDATGIVPSVNQIELHPLLQQEELREVHAQLGIATEAWSPLGQGSLLSNDTVTSVADAHGKTPAQVLIRWHIQLGNIVIPKSVTPERIVSNFDVFDFELSEQDMASVSSLGDGTRMGPDPRKFEFTG
- a CDS encoding aldo/keto reductase, with protein sequence MTSAAGIPTVTLNDDHSIPALGLGVGELSDAETEEAVSAALAAGYRLIDTAAAYGNEEAVGRAIKASGVPRDDIFVTTKLNIPDLGFQASQDALKASLQRLGLDYVDLYLIHWPGGDHGKYVDSWGGLMKRKEVGETKSIGVCNFNAEHLSNVIDLSFFTPAVNQIELHPLLNQAELREVNAGYGIVTQAYGPLGVGRLLDNPTVTAVAEAHGRTPAQVLIRWNLQLGNAVIARSKSPERLQSNLQVFDFELSDDQMASLNGLDEGTRFRPDPETYTGG
- a CDS encoding HNH endonuclease family protein translates to MNRKHLLWLAAVVVIAVVVAVQTVTSAGERSEFIAGADIPTVAPGVDVLAGVAVVPMRIRGYDYRRAAFGDSWTDDTTAPGGHNGCDTRNDILDRDLVDKTYVSISRCPRAVATGTLHDPYTNLTIPFTRGAQTGAAVQIEHIVPLAYAWDQGARNWTDEMRVRFANDPANLLAVQGEVNQDKGDAEPAVWMPPNAAFHCQYAIQFIEVLRGYRLPVDAPSVPALRNAASTCPTG
- the recG gene encoding ATP-dependent DNA helicase RecG gives rise to the protein MAVLTDRLDYVLGKKAADPLAEDFGILTVNDLLRYFPRKYSDEMTVADEGDRLAEGEHVTFIDTIAKAEARWTKRQPSREFLVVTLRDRRPKVTATFFNPKYLKKSLREGVKVMLSGEVGYFKGTMQLTHPAFLVLHDSGKVEGSKSLKTIAQASGATGADLLTAFEREFFPIYAANKRVQSWDIYACVRQVLDVLDPIPEPLPETFLRQHHLIDEDTALRTVHTAERAAERDAAIARLTFDEAIGMQWALVGRRHSELSESGPIAQRRDDGLVGALRERLPFELTSGQHEVLDVISAELSAPRPMNRMLQGEVGSGKTIVSVFAMLQMVDAGYQCALLAPTEVLAAQHARSIRDVLGPLAMAGQLEGVDGATRVALLTGSMSAQQKRAVRDEVAGGEAGIVIGTHALLQDAVEFHRLGMVVVDEQHRFGVEQRDRLRSKAPEGVTPHLLVMTATPIPRTVALTYYGDLETSTLRELPRGRQPIATNAVFVNEKRSWLDRAWQRITEEVREGRQAYVVASRIDENDKASDDDKKTGGPPPVTVVELFDRLSRGPLSGLRLGLMHGRLPADEKDAVMAAFRAREIDVLVCTTVIEVGVDVPNATVMLVMDADRFGISQLHQLRGRIGRGQHPSLCLLVTRLPQESRAGARLTAVASTLDGFKLADLDLKERQEGDVLGLNQSGRAFTLRFLSLSEHLDVILAARELCESLYEHDPINAGMAVLAAPFVDSDRVEFLDKA